From Sphingobacterium bambusae:
GCTGGGTAGGGGTAAGGTACCGGTTCTCCCAAATAGTCAAACCCTGTCCATACGAAAATACCGGCGAGGAAATCACGTTTCTTCACTTCCAGCCAAGCGCGCTCGTGAGACGTTCCCCAATAGGCGGCGACATTGTCATAGGCCGAGACCGTGAAATCGGCGTTGCCATTGGTCACAAACTTATCTTTGCTGGATGCTGGCCAAAACTGAATCGTGTCATGCAATGCATCGTACACGCCACGTGTTTGTAGGCCTGATGTCGTTTCCGACGCGATCAAAGGCACGTTTTTAAATTCCTTTGGCAGTTTGTCGTAATCCTCAAACTTGTAGTTGAAACCCAGCACATCAAGCGCTTCGGCCTGCGCGATGAAGTTTTTCACATAATTGGTTTCGGTCAATGCGGCGGTTACTGGACGTGTATTGTCCAGCGCCTTGACGAAATTGGCCATCTCTTTGGTCAACACCGTACCGGTGCTGTCAAACTGCTCCCGGATTTCGTTACCGATACTCCACATGAATACCGATGGGTGATTACGATCGCGTTTTACAAATGCAGCTAAATCCGTAAGATGGTGTTCTTTAAAATCTTGGCTATAGTCAAACTTGTTTTTCTTCTTTTGCCACATATCAAAGGCCTCATTGTAGACCAATATCCCCAGCTCATCGCACAGATCGAGCACTTCTGTGGCTGGCGGATTATGTGCGGTGCGAATGGCATTGACACCCATCGCTTTCATCATGAGTAGCTGGCGCTTGGCCGCCGATTTATTAAAGGCTGCACCGAGCGCACCGAGGTCGTGGTGCAGGCATACGCCCAAGATCTTGAGCGGCTTTCCATTTAGGGAAAAGCCTCTTTCTACATCGAAAGCGATGCTGCGGATTCCGACACGTTGTGTCTGCGCATTAAGCTCGTTGCCCTGCATATCGCGCACTAGCATGTGCAAACTATACAATTCTGGCGAATCCACATCCCATAATTGGGGCTTATCAAGCGTCAAGGTGTGATCTATTTTATCCGTTCGAAGGTCTACTTTACCGGTAGCCACAGGTTTTCCCGTTGCGTCCAGTAAACGTAGCTCAACTTGCAATTTTTTGTTGCCCGGGTTATGCACCTGCGACTGTATGCGAACTGTTGCCTTTTTAGCAGAAACAGTAGGCGTGCTGACAAAGGTTTCTTCGGAAAAAAAATGGGTTTGCTGTTGATAACGTAAATAAACATCCCGGTAGATACCAGAACCGGAGTACCAGCGTGAATTAGGCTGTTGACTATTGTCTACCCGTACAGCGATAACGTTCGTCTTCCCGCCATAGTAGAGATAGGGCGATAAATCATGGGAGAACGAAAGGTAACCATTGGTGTGCTTGCCTAGGTATTGTCCGTTTATCCACACTTCGGTATAACGATAAGCGCCACCAAAATGTATGCTGATGTGTTGCCCTTTGTCTTTTGTCGCTACTTGAAAGCTTTTACGGTACCAGCCCACGCCACCCGGCAATGCGCCGCCCGCATTGCCTGCCGGAAATTGCGACCCAAAATCGGAAAGAATACTCCAATCGTGCGGAAGGCTCACCTGCTTCCATTTGCTATCGTTGTAGGCCTCGCGGCGAAACTGTAATTCATCGGCAAGGCTGAAACTCCAGCCCTCGTTAAAGCTTATCTGCCGCTGGTTTTGCCCAAAAGATGCTGTCGACAGCAAAAAGAAAAGAAAAACATATAAAATTCGAGTCATAATCATAGTCATCAATTGCTAAACCTAATTCTTGAATTGCAGCTTGCTCTTGCCTAGATCGTTGGACGTAGCGAGGGCTATACCGCGGTTTCCTGCGCTATCCACCGCACAGTAATAGTGATAAACAGTGCCTTTATGCTTCAGCACAAAGGATTTATGAGCATACTGCTTATCGAAGCTTTCGGAAGATTCCACGAGGTTTTCTCCTTCCCAATCGGTCCAGTGAATTAAGTCTTTCGATGCCGCAAAGCGGTTGAACCCGCCGTTTCGATCTTTCCAAAATGCGCCAAAGTAGAACATCACCCAAGTACCATTGATCTGCTGAATCATTGGGTCTCCGGTGATGCCCACAGGGTGATGTACTACAGGATCTTTGCCGTAGCGTGTCCAATGGGTCATATCGTCGGAGACGGCCATCCCGATACGCTCATACCAACGGGTAGGCTTGTTATTAGCCAATGAATCGCCAACCGCATTGTAATACATGATAAAGCGGTGGCCAGTGTGCCGTTCCGGATCTTCGATGACATAGCTTTTAAAGAGCTTATGCCTATTTTCCCACCAACGCACGTCGGTATCGGTATCTCCTAAAACAGGTTCATTCAGCCGTTGCCATTCCATCGGTTTGGTTGGCTTTTTGGTGTTAAAGGCCATGCCTATCGACAAAGGTTCAGGCTCGTAGCCAGCTGTCGAGCCCCCGAAATAGGACATCCAATATTTTCTGTTGAAGCGGTGCAGCTTATAACTTCCGCCCCACTCGGTATCAATCAGGGCATTGTAACCCGCCCGTTGCTTTGCGTCCCACTTTCCATCATCTTGCTTTGACATTTGCTTTCCTAGGGTTTTCCAAGTCAATAAATCGCTACTTTCAGCCAACCAGGTTTCATACCCCTGTCCATCAAACACGATATAGGTCATATACCATGTTTTACCGTCTTTGTAAATACTGGGGCAGTCCATAAGATCTGTCTTCTTACCGGGCGTCAAAACAAGTCCGTATTTATGGGGAGTCTTTACTTCCTGATAGATGGCCTGCATCTCTTCCTGCGACACTGTAGTTGTTTGCGCGCTGGACAACCTAGCGACGGCCAACAAGCCAAGGAGTATTAATGTGTTCTTCATCTTATTTTCTTTTTACTTCTTTCTTGGTAGAAAGTGCTGTGTTGACGACCTGATAGACACCAGATCCCAAGCTGAGCTCCAGCCCTTCGGGCGTCTTCTTGGACTTAAACTGTTCTATGGGCAACCCGTTGACGGTGTATGCGACATCGGCGGGCAATACGATTGTACAAAAGCTGTTTACCGGAATGGCCAACTGATAATCATTGCCGCTTCGATGTACCGAAATCTTTCCATATGGGCTTTCGAAATCCAAGTCGCACTGTGCCACGCGATCCAGTAGCCGTGGTGCTATGCGTATATGCTTGTAAGCAATTGAAGTTGGCTCTTGCCCCAGTCCGCCTAAGCCGGTATGAAACCATTCCATCAAGTGCCCCAGCATAAAATGGTTGTTGGAGACATTGGGCAGCGCGGCCCACGATTCGGTGAGCGCCGTAGCACCCTTACGTATTTGGTAACCATAGCCCGGCCGTGTATCATCATGGTGCATCGCGAAAATCAGGTCGTCGCGCTGCTGTTGCTGAAGTACTTGGAGCAGATAGCGGTGTCCAATATCACCCGCGGTAAAAGCCGTATCCCGCTTCGCGATATCGGCTACGAGGTTCTCAAAAACCGGCACAACCTGATTACTATCGACCAAACCGCTGTACAAGGGCATCGCCAAGGAGGTCTGGCTGCCAGAACCATAATTTGCCGAATCCGCATGGAAGAAAGCTTGCTGAAAAGCGTCATACACCTTGGTTTTCAACGAATCGTACAGCAACTTACCTTCCTCATCGCCCACTATTGTCGCTATGTTTGCCAAAGCCTTTAAATCATCGTAGTAGATGGCCGTGGCCGTAATTCCGGCAGGCGTTAACTGAGACACTCCCGGCCGTTCTGGCCCGAGGTCATACCAGTCGCCTAAACCTTGATAGAGGATGTTTCCCTTGGCCTTGGATTGTAGGTATGTGATGTAGCGCTTCATCATGGGATAATTTTCCGTAAGGAAGGTCTTATCGCCATACCATTGGTAGGCATACCAAGCAAGCAGTATCGCACTCGATCCCCATTCGGGCGAGTCCCGAAACATGTCACCTCCCCAGTCAAACTGTACATATTCCGGTGCAATTTCAGGTATCAAGCCATCTTCGGTCTGTGAGAAACGCATGTCGCGCAGCGATTTCTTGAACAGACGTGCCACGTCATAATTATACTGTACGGATGGCCCCATGAGGTGCAACTGTTCCAGCCAGCCTAATTTCTCGCGGTGTGGGCAGTCGGTAAACACGCTTACCATGTTGCTCTTAATAGCCCAATCGATCAACCGATGAATTTGGTTGAACAAGCTATCGGAACTGCGGAAAGTCCCGATCTGCCGAGCGCTATTCCGAATATGCTGCGCCTTGGCCTCTAGAATCTGGATGCTATTCGGCGCTTTCGATCGTTTTTGCAGCTGTGCGTAGCGAAAGCCATAATAGGTGAAACGCGGATGCCAGGTTACCTCGCCCTCTGCACCAAAGATATACTGGAAGTAATAGGGACTGCCCGAATGTTTTTGATTGGGTAGGCCATTTTCGTTTAACAACTCGGCGGGATAAACCCTAACGGTATCTCCGGGCTTACCTTTCATCGTCAAGGCAATAACACCTGAGGCATTTTGTCCGAAATCATAAACCTCATTTCGCCCGTCAGATCCATTTGCGAGCTTCTTCCCGATAAACTCCTGCATCACGCGGATGGGATCTGTTTCCTGTGCCGTAAGCGCTGGTCCATTCACAGGAAGTGCATTTTTCCAGGTCCGATCGTCGTATGTTGGCGAGCTCCACGAAGAGGGTAATACCGATGCGTCGTAATCTTCGCCACCATACATACTCGAAAACGTAATTGGCGAAGAGGCTACTTTCCAACTTTCATCGCTCACGATGGTTTCTTGCCGGCCATCGTCATAGGTATTGACGATTTTCATTTTCAGTTTTGGCAGGCCGAAGGCTACTTTATGCTTCTGAAAGCGCCCCTTGATCGGTGGAATATAGTAAAAGCCATTGCCCAGCAATACGGCCAAGGTATTGTTCCCTTTTTTCCATTGCGGGGTAAGGTCGTACACCACGTAGTAAGCTTCTTTGTCATATTTCGTCCATCCAGGTTGCAGCAAGGCATCATCGACTGGCTTGCCGTTCAGCAATAGCTCATAATGGCCCAGTCCGGAGATGTAGGCCATGGACGATTTTAGTTTACGATTGAGGCGCACATTTTTTCGAAAAACAGGCAGGTCGTAAGTCTTATCGATACGCAGTTTACTGGAGCTGAGTGGCAGCGGATTGATCAGCGAATCGGGCAAAATTTCCTTCGTAATCCATTTTGCTGCGCCCCAGTCTGAAGGCTGCACCAATCCCGTGTGAAAAGATTGCACCGCACTAGCCGCAGTATTCCCTTGGTTGTCTCGAACATGCAGACGAACGTAATAGGTACTACCTGCGGCCAATGCAGCTCCTGCATAGGGTATATGCAGGGATTGGGCTGAGGTAATCCATCCGGAATCCCACAGCAACTTACTCCCCCCGGAGATACGACGCTGTCTACTGACTTCTATTTTGTAGGTTTGCTGTTGTACATCGTGCCCATCGCTTAAGAGCTGCCAACTGAAAGTCGGCGCAAGGGTATTGATCCCCAGCGGGTTTTCTCTTCCGGCTATCAAGACCTTATGCACACTTAGTTTTGTACTGGCGGCGTAGGCGTGCAGCAACAGCACATTAAATAGTGTCATAAAGACAATAATATTTTTGTTCCGCAGGATGCCCATTTTCGCTATTTTCAAACTCGTTCTCATGCGTTTACTTTTTGGTTATTAAGGTCACGTTTTTTTGTTCCAGCCCTACAACGCCTATACTATCCACCTCCAGCTCTTCACAAATAAATTTGCTATCGTTAATGAGAATATTTTGCGCATCTCTCAGGGAAAGATAGCGTGTACCGCGTCCAAAGATGCGATCGAAGCGGACGCCCTCCAGCGGAGACTCGGGGATACCCTCGACTTTGATGCAGTCGCTGGATGATCCGATGTATATATTTTTCAGTTCGATGCTGGAGAAATGGGGTGTCAATATATTTTTCTCGACCTTGAAATCCCGGCTCGCCTGCTGGCCCACATGCAAGGCTTGTCCCAGCATATCCCAGCGCAAAGCGGAGTGCTGCACATCCATCCGGATATTTTCGAAGCGGATTTTTTCACCGCCGCCCCCACGAGGTCTTCGCGTTTTAAAACGAATGCCCACATCCGTGCCGGTAAACACACAATCGTGTACGTAAACCTTCTTGACCATCCCTGCTGTTTCGCTGCCGATGGTGAAGCCGCCATGTCCCTCTGCCGAAAGACAATAGCGCACGACAATATTCTCTGACGGTCGGTTTACGCGCAAGCCATCATATCCGCGGCCCGCCTTTATGGCGATGCAGTCATCGCCCGTGTGCAACGTGCAATATTCCACCAATACATCTTTGGAAGATTCAATGTCTATACCATCGCCACGTTGTATGCCTACCGATTGTATCGTCAAGCCGCGAATCACCACACGCTCACAATAAGTAGGTACCACATTCCAAAATGCAGAACGCTCCAAATGCAGTCCTTCGATCCATACATCTTGACAGTTTATCGGAGCGATCAAGGCCGGCGGAAAGATAAAGTCCGCCGTCTTACCATCGTAAATCCGATTTTCGACCGGCGTTTTGCTATCTACAATATTTTCGATGACATCATGTGTCATTGTTTTCTCGCGCACCGTTCCTGCTCCAGGACCTATCAGCTTTCCGCTTCCAGTAATCGCAATATTTTTAGCGCCATTCGCGTAAATACAAGCGCCCAAACTATACAGCTCCACGCCTTCGTTGCGCGTGAAGACCACGGGTAGAAAATCTGCTATTTCTGAATTGAACTCTAACACAGCCCCCTTTTCGACATGAAGATTGATGTTGCTCTTCAACTGTATTCGTCCCGAGCGATGATGACCGGCTTGAAGCAGGAGGATGCCTCCGCCGGCCTGCGCTAAGCGGTCTATCTTCTGCTGGATGTCTTGCTCGCCCGCCACGACTGTATCCCGTCTATCGGGAAATGTGGGCCGAGCGAAGTCCTGCATAAAAAATGGCGAATGCACCGGCTCAATAGCTATAGGAAGCTGATCTGCTCCCACCTGATCCGCTTTGCGCAGGCTACCATCCAGCTGCCTTTCCAACGGAACTGATTTACATCCGTAGAATAGCGCTAGCAACAGCAAGAAACATATAGCATGGACGATCCTCATTGAAAAATACGTTTCATGTAACGCGTATTCGCGCCAAAATTTTCTTTTACCATCCGGGGCGAGAGACTGGCATCACGCGACCGTTCGATGACAAGCCAGCCCTTCCAACCCATCTTATCCAAGGTTTGTTTTACCTGTGGCATATTCAAGCGCTTATTATTTTCCAACCATACCCCATCTTCATCGGTGCAATGAATTTGGCAGATGCGCTTTCTACCTAGAATTTTCAATTCACTGATCAAATCACGACCTTCTTTCAAGGGGTTGGAAAAGTTGAAGTAGATTTGGATATGCTTCGAGCCGATATCTTTCAGCAGCGCAACTTCACCCTGCGCATCGAGAGCCGTTTCGATCCCTACAATCACACCAGCCTTCTTAGCCATCTCGCCCACGACCTTCAAACGCTCGACAATGGCGGGACGCAATTCGGGATGTTTACGCAAATCTCCTTGGATGCCCAATGGAAGAAAGGCAACCTTCACGCCCATTTGTTGACAAGTTGTCAAACAGTCACCAACCATTTGCTTATAGGTAGGCCTAGTCGCAAAGGACTGCGCATAGAAGCCCGTCATGGCCAAGGAGCAGATCTCTACGCCTGTTTCTTTAGATTTATTTAAAAATTCTTCGCGGGTGGCAGGATCAGACAGCTTGCTTTCAAACGTATCACGGTTGCCAAGCCCACCCATATCGACTTCCAAACCATCTGCATCGATCTCTTTGCTGAGCTCAAAAGCACTGAGCTTCTGCCGCTTCAAGATCATTAAGTCTATCACGGCTACTTTATAGCGTTGTTTGGGAGCCTGCTGTCCCCATAAATTTGTCGAGAACAGTAAGCCCCCACTAATCCATAAACTCTGTTGTATAAAACGTCTTCTGCGGTGATCCATATCCTATTTTCCTTTAAACAGTTTTTCCAATTCTTCATAATCTATCAAGGCATTTGCGGGCAGCTTTTCCCCTTTATCCCCGAAGCTATAAAGCGCTTCTTTCTTTTCTATCGTAACGGTAGACTCATCATACTCCCCATCTTTCTTCTTCAGCACGTCGGCATTCAATTGGAAATAACGCGCCACAAAATCATAGACCGGCTTCCGCTTGGAGTAGCCGAAATCATGACCTTCCTCAGGCAGGTGTACGTTGGCCACATCGGCGCTCTTTCCGTAATAACCGTAGATTGTTTGCAAGTAGGCGAAATCGTGCTCGGGCATATGCGCTGTCCAATCTTTTCCATCGGATATCACCAACTGTGGCCGTGGAGCAGCCATGGCCGCTATTTCGACATTGTTGGTACCACCGCCACTGCTGTGGATGGGCAGGCCACTTTCACAGGGACAACCACCATAGAAATAAGAAGAAAGGGAAACGACAGGGATACTCAACGTAATTCTATCATCTAATGCCGTCATCAAGACCGTGTGGCTTCCCCCGCCCGAACCGCCACAGATAGCCACCCGTTGGTTATCTATTCCCTGGCCCGCTAACATATAATCCAATATGCGAATCGCGCCAAGCGTCTGCACGGTCATGGACAAACTCTTCCGGTGGTCCTCGGACTTAAATTGCAACAGCGATTCGCCCCAGGCAAAGAGGTCATAACTCACCGACACAGCCCCCATCTTGGCCAGCATAGCACAGCGAACCTGCGCATCCTTGCGATAGCGATGATCGGCCCAGTGTCCGTCTGGACTTAAAACTAGTGCGCTACTCTTTTTTGGCTTTGATGGCCTGTAGATGGAGCCATTGACGTAGACACCGGGAAGAATTTCCAGTGCAAAATTCTGAACCGTATAACCCGTAAATTCCCTCTTTTTGGACAAAATGGCCTTCGAATCCGGCGATGCCGGCAATGGCGACAGTTTTAGGGCCGTAAACAACTCTGGGCGAATGGCCGCTTTCCTTTTCTCCCAGCTTGCCCTATCGTGATATTGTGCAGCCAGTTGGTCTAAATAATCCCAACCGTCTTTCACCTCCCAACGGTAGTATTCGTATTCCTTGAGTT
This genomic window contains:
- a CDS encoding glycoside hydrolase family 2 TIM barrel-domain containing protein, with protein sequence MTRILYVFLFFLLSTASFGQNQRQISFNEGWSFSLADELQFRREAYNDSKWKQVSLPHDWSILSDFGSQFPAGNAGGALPGGVGWYRKSFQVATKDKGQHISIHFGGAYRYTEVWINGQYLGKHTNGYLSFSHDLSPYLYYGGKTNVIAVRVDNSQQPNSRWYSGSGIYRDVYLRYQQQTHFFSEETFVSTPTVSAKKATVRIQSQVHNPGNKKLQVELRLLDATGKPVATGKVDLRTDKIDHTLTLDKPQLWDVDSPELYSLHMLVRDMQGNELNAQTQRVGIRSIAFDVERGFSLNGKPLKILGVCLHHDLGALGAAFNKSAAKRQLLMMKAMGVNAIRTAHNPPATEVLDLCDELGILVYNEAFDMWQKKKNKFDYSQDFKEHHLTDLAAFVKRDRNHPSVFMWSIGNEIREQFDSTGTVLTKEMANFVKALDNTRPVTAALTETNYVKNFIAQAEALDVLGFNYKFEDYDKLPKEFKNVPLIASETTSGLQTRGVYDALHDTIQFWPASSKDKFVTNGNADFTVSAYDNVAAYWGTSHERAWLEVKKRDFLAGIFVWTGFDYLGEPVPYPYPARSSYYGIVDLAGFPKDVYYMYQSEWTDKDVLHLLPHWNWKSGDIVDVWAYYNNADEVELFLNGKSLGKSSKTDDRLHAAWKVPFVAGEIKVVKYKNGRAVQEAVKRTAGAAAKLKTRITHDDFKTGDARDLYFVEVELIDEKGEAVLHEDIEISFQGSAGVEILGTDNGFQADLRGLSNPARKTFKGKALAIVRVGDAATTKTLLIKSKLGDITVPLEKNK
- a CDS encoding glycoside hydrolase family protein, which encodes MKNTLILLGLLAVARLSSAQTTTVSQEEMQAIYQEVKTPHKYGLVLTPGKKTDLMDCPSIYKDGKTWYMTYIVFDGQGYETWLAESSDLLTWKTLGKQMSKQDDGKWDAKQRAGYNALIDTEWGGSYKLHRFNRKYWMSYFGGSTAGYEPEPLSIGMAFNTKKPTKPMEWQRLNEPVLGDTDTDVRWWENRHKLFKSYVIEDPERHTGHRFIMYYNAVGDSLANNKPTRWYERIGMAVSDDMTHWTRYGKDPVVHHPVGITGDPMIQQINGTWVMFYFGAFWKDRNGGFNRFAASKDLIHWTDWEGENLVESSESFDKQYAHKSFVLKHKGTVYHYYCAVDSAGNRGIALATSNDLGKSKLQFKN
- a CDS encoding family 78 glycoside hydrolase catalytic domain; this translates as MRTSLKIAKMGILRNKNIIVFMTLFNVLLLHAYAASTKLSVHKVLIAGRENPLGINTLAPTFSWQLLSDGHDVQQQTYKIEVSRQRRISGGSKLLWDSGWITSAQSLHIPYAGAALAAGSTYYVRLHVRDNQGNTAASAVQSFHTGLVQPSDWGAAKWITKEILPDSLINPLPLSSSKLRIDKTYDLPVFRKNVRLNRKLKSSMAYISGLGHYELLLNGKPVDDALLQPGWTKYDKEAYYVVYDLTPQWKKGNNTLAVLLGNGFYYIPPIKGRFQKHKVAFGLPKLKMKIVNTYDDGRQETIVSDESWKVASSPITFSSMYGGEDYDASVLPSSWSSPTYDDRTWKNALPVNGPALTAQETDPIRVMQEFIGKKLANGSDGRNEVYDFGQNASGVIALTMKGKPGDTVRVYPAELLNENGLPNQKHSGSPYYFQYIFGAEGEVTWHPRFTYYGFRYAQLQKRSKAPNSIQILEAKAQHIRNSARQIGTFRSSDSLFNQIHRLIDWAIKSNMVSVFTDCPHREKLGWLEQLHLMGPSVQYNYDVARLFKKSLRDMRFSQTEDGLIPEIAPEYVQFDWGGDMFRDSPEWGSSAILLAWYAYQWYGDKTFLTENYPMMKRYITYLQSKAKGNILYQGLGDWYDLGPERPGVSQLTPAGITATAIYYDDLKALANIATIVGDEEGKLLYDSLKTKVYDAFQQAFFHADSANYGSGSQTSLAMPLYSGLVDSNQVVPVFENLVADIAKRDTAFTAGDIGHRYLLQVLQQQQRDDLIFAMHHDDTRPGYGYQIRKGATALTESWAALPNVSNNHFMLGHLMEWFHTGLGGLGQEPTSIAYKHIRIAPRLLDRVAQCDLDFESPYGKISVHRSGNDYQLAIPVNSFCTIVLPADVAYTVNGLPIEQFKSKKTPEGLELSLGSGVYQVVNTALSTKKEVKRK
- a CDS encoding glycoside hydrolase family 28 protein; translation: MRIVHAICFLLLLALFYGCKSVPLERQLDGSLRKADQVGADQLPIAIEPVHSPFFMQDFARPTFPDRRDTVVAGEQDIQQKIDRLAQAGGGILLLQAGHHRSGRIQLKSNINLHVEKGAVLEFNSEIADFLPVVFTRNEGVELYSLGACIYANGAKNIAITGSGKLIGPGAGTVREKTMTHDVIENIVDSKTPVENRIYDGKTADFIFPPALIAPINCQDVWIEGLHLERSAFWNVVPTYCERVVIRGLTIQSVGIQRGDGIDIESSKDVLVEYCTLHTGDDCIAIKAGRGYDGLRVNRPSENIVVRYCLSAEGHGGFTIGSETAGMVKKVYVHDCVFTGTDVGIRFKTRRPRGGGGEKIRFENIRMDVQHSALRWDMLGQALHVGQQASRDFKVEKNILTPHFSSIELKNIYIGSSSDCIKVEGIPESPLEGVRFDRIFGRGTRYLSLRDAQNILINDSKFICEELEVDSIGVVGLEQKNVTLITKK
- a CDS encoding sugar phosphate isomerase/epimerase family protein; translation: MDHRRRRFIQQSLWISGGLLFSTNLWGQQAPKQRYKVAVIDLMILKRQKLSAFELSKEIDADGLEVDMGGLGNRDTFESKLSDPATREEFLNKSKETGVEICSLAMTGFYAQSFATRPTYKQMVGDCLTTCQQMGVKVAFLPLGIQGDLRKHPELRPAIVERLKVVGEMAKKAGVIVGIETALDAQGEVALLKDIGSKHIQIYFNFSNPLKEGRDLISELKILGRKRICQIHCTDEDGVWLENNKRLNMPQVKQTLDKMGWKGWLVIERSRDASLSPRMVKENFGANTRYMKRIFQ
- a CDS encoding alpha/beta hydrolase family protein encodes the protein MFRTLFIAAILNVLFMQSRAQSSDDQYRKPLKEVLGLLEQHYGITIKYQEEQVAGKYLNYARWRFRPDVDETLKNVLAPLDLKVNKEGEKKYKLKEYEYYRWEVKDGWDYLDQLAAQYHDRASWEKRKAAIRPELFTALKLSPLPASPDSKAILSKKREFTGYTVQNFALEILPGVYVNGSIYRPSKPKKSSALVLSPDGHWADHRYRKDAQVRCAMLAKMGAVSVSYDLFAWGESLLQFKSEDHRKSLSMTVQTLGAIRILDYMLAGQGIDNQRVAICGGSGGGSHTVLMTALDDRITLSIPVVSLSSYFYGGCPCESGLPIHSSGGGTNNVEIAAMAAPRPQLVISDGKDWTAHMPEHDFAYLQTIYGYYGKSADVANVHLPEEGHDFGYSKRKPVYDFVARYFQLNADVLKKKDGEYDESTVTIEKKEALYSFGDKGEKLPANALIDYEELEKLFKGK